In Sulfitobacter sp. LCG007, the sequence GCCCAGGCGATGGCGCGAAAACTGAAGCGGGAACTGGAGGGCAGGCTGCTGAGCGGGCTCGACCCGTCCGGACGCCGCCCCTGAATTCAACCCGAAAGCGGCACCGGCAGAGAGGCGCGGGTGGCTCGGCGCGCCAGTTGGTCCGGCGCGCCGATGTCGAGTTCTAGTAGATGTAGCGGATCTGATCGGTCCAGTAGCGTTCCATGCGCTTGAGCGACCGGGTTATATCTTCGATGCCGTCTGGCCCCAGAGTCCCGTTCTTGTCGAGACCGTCCGCATGACGCGCAAAAAGGGTCGAGACCACGTCCCTGATCTTGCGCCCCTTTTCCGTCAGCCTCACACGGACCGACCGGCGGTCGATCTCGCAGCGCTGGTGATGCATGTAGCCCATGTCGACCAGCTTCTTGAGATTGTAGCTGACGTTGCTGCCCTGATAGTAGCCGCGGGTCTTGAGTTCGCCCGCCGTGACCTCGTTCTCGCCGATGTTGAAGAGCAGGAGCGCCTGAACGGCGTTGATCTCGAGGATCCCGATCCGCTCGAATTCGTCCTTGATGACGTCGAGCAGCAGCCTGTGAAGCCGCTCGACCAGCGACAGAGCCTCGAGATATCCCAGCATGAATTCCCGGTTCTGGCCCGGCGCCTGCGAACCGGCGGGAATGGGATCCTGAATGCTCATCTGACGCTCCGACTCATTGCGGTCGGATGGCAAACTGAGGCTTAAAAGCCAAGATTTCGTTAAAAAGCTAGAAATGCGGCGCGCGCCGCCTGTCAGACCGCCGTGTCCGGCAACTGCCCGACGATATCCGCGATCAGCGGCGCCAGATCCTCGGGGGGCTGCGACTGACCCGATACCCAAGCGTAGATGTCGTGGTCGTTCTCGTCCAGAAGCGCCTCGTAGCGGTCCAGTCCGTCGGGTGCCATCCCGGCAAGATTGCGCACCGCATAGGCGTCCAGGATCAGATCCATCTCCTTGATGCCGCGCCGCATGGACCGCATCCTGAGGCGCTTGATCCGGTTCTCGCGCGTCTCCTGCTCCATCGCCATCACCGCCTCAGCGTCGCGCGCAGCTTCTTCTCGAGCCGGCCAAGCTGTTCCGCCCGGTTGAGCATGTCCGAGCGCAGCTCGCGGAGTTCGTGAAGAAGCGGCAACGCATCGGCCTTGTCGCCCTCCTCGGGCGCTTCGATGCCCTCGCCCTGACCCGTCAGCAGCCAGGGCATCGAGACGTTCAGCACCCCGGCGATCATCGACAGGCGATTGGCGCGCGGTTCGCTGGTATCCTCCTCCCAGGCGCGCAGGGTTTCGAGCCGCACGCCCAGCCGCCGCGCCAGATCGGACTGACTCATCCCGGCGGCCTCTCGTGCCCCGGTCATCCTGTCCCCGAAGGTCGCCGTATCCGGCCCATACCAGTCATCGTCGGTGCTCATTCGATCTCCTTCCCTTGTCTGCGGTTCCGCGAGCGCCGGCAGAAGCCGATCCCGCTTGAACCCGTCGATGCCAGTCCCTAAGAGCGAAGCTGACCATTTCCCATCTGATCGAGGCCGACATGGAACTCCTGTCCGCGACCCTTGCCCGCGTCAAACCATCCCCGACAATCGCCGTCACGACCAAGGCCGCCGAGCTGAAGGCCGCCGGCAAGGATGTCATCGGCCTCGGTGCGGGCGAGCCGGACTTCGACACGCCGCAGAACATCAAGGATGCCGCCATCGCGGCGATCCGGGATGGGAAGACTAAATACACGGCCGTCGACGGAATTCCAGAGCTGAAGCAGGCGATTTGCAGAAAGTTCAAACGAGACAACGGGTTGGACTACGCCCCGTCACAGGTCACGGTAGGCACCGGCGGCAAGCAGGTGCTCTACAACGCCCTGATGGCGACCCTCAATCCCGGCGACGAGGTGGTGATTCCCGCGCCCTACTGGGTCAGCTACCCCGACATGGTGCTGCTGGCCGGCGGGACGCCGGTGATCGCGGAAGCCCAGCTTCAGACGAGCTACAAGCTGACACCCGAACAGCTCGAGGCGGCGATCACCCCGAAGACCAAATGGCTGATCTTCAACTCGCCGTCAAACCCGACGGGCGCCGGATACAGCCGGGACGAACTGAAGGCGCTGACCGACGTGCTGATGCGCCATCCCCATGTCTGGGTGATGACGGACGACATGTACGAACACCTCGCCTACGACGGCTTCGAGTTCTGCACACCCGCACAGGTCGAGCCGGGCCTCTACGACCGGACGCTGACGGTCAACGGGGTGTCCAAGGCCTACGCGATGACCGGCTGGCGGATCGGCTATGCGGCGGGTCCGGAGAAGCTGATCGGCGCGATCCGCAAGATCCAGTCGCAGTCGACCTCCAACCCCTGCACGATCTCGCAATGGGCGGCGGTCGAGGCGCTCGACGGCACGCAGGATTTCATCGCGCCCAACAACGCGATCTTCAAGCGCAGGCGAGACCTGGTCGTGTCGATGCTGAACGAGATCGATGGGATGACCTGTCCGGTCCCTGAAGGCGCCTTCTACGTCTATCCGTCTATCGCTGGCCTCATTGGCAAGACCTCGGCAAACGGTGCAAAGATCGCGGACGACGAGGCCTTTGCCACTGCGCTTCTGGAGGAAAAGGGCGTCGCCGTGGTCTTCGGCGCCGCCTTCGGACTCTCTCCTGCGTTCCGGATCAGCTATGCGACGTCAGACGCAGCACTGAAAGAAGCCTGCACACGCATTCAGGACTTCTGCGCCGGCCTGCGCTGAGGCCGGCAGACACCATCAGGCGACGGCCTTGCGCCGTCGTCCGAAGGCCAGAATCCCGAGGACGGGCGCCATCAACAGGGCCGAGGCCGGGAGCGGAACGGCCGTCAGACTATAGCGGGAGCTGTCATAGGCCTCGAGATCGCCCCCCAGGATCGCCACGTCCGGCAGGGGCGGATGTCCCTCGAGCAAGGCCATGCCGCTTCCGCAATTCACGCTCGAGCAGATCCAGAAATCGAGACCCGTCCCGCTGAAGCTCAGGACGGGCGGCGCGGTCACGGAAGCGATCAGACTGGTCGCACTGCCGAAACTGACGACTGGCTGTGTGACGCCATTGATCCAGAAGTTCACGACCCGACCGACGTCAACCGTGTCACCGTCCGACTGAAGCTTGCCGTTCACGACCGATTGCAGGAGGACGCCTGTCCCGAACTCGTAGCTCATCCGGTAAGTTGCCGAGGATGCCGCCGAAGCGAAGAGGCCCGCGATGGCCGCGGCGACGAAAAGAAGCTTTGGTCGGAAATTCATGCGATCTGCCTTTCAAAGAACTAGAATAAGACGAATTGGGTACAGGCCTTCTTTTGCAGGGCACTGACGCGACGAGTCAATGCTTGAGGCCGGGCAGACTCTCGTTTCACCCGTGGGTTGGTCCGGATCTGGTGGCACCGCGCCGTCGGCACTGGTATCTGCAAGGGATGTCACCGAAAGGCGGGCGATGTGCGATTTTCCTGACTACTACTTCCGTATTCGCGAAAACGGAGCGGCCGTCTTCCGCGTTGACTCCGAAAATCGCCAGCGTCGGCTCGACATGGATCAGATCGCCGTGGTGAACCTTCGCAGCGGCGAGATCAGGGCGCAGGGCGAGCGCAAGCTGACGGAACGTGACCGCGTTGCGATTGCCGACTGGGTCGAGGCACGGCGCGCGTTCCTGTCGCGGCGGGAGATGGACGACATGCGCCGCATGGTCGACCGCCTGAACCTGACCGCCCAATGGGCCCAGTCCCGCGCCACGCCGGAGCAGATAGCAGAGCTGTCCGACGCCCTGCTTCTGGCGATGCATGACCTGCGCTCGGTCCTCGTGCGCCGGATGACGGAAGGAAAGGATCGCAATGGATGACGCACTGAAGACCCAGGTGGACAGGCGGCTTGACTGGAACGGCCTCGAGGTCGGCTACGACGTTCCCGCCCTGCCGGGAATGACGCTGGCAGATGTCGTGACGCCCTGCCTGATGCTCGACCTCGACGCGCTCGAACGCAATGTCGCCAGGCTGGGACAATTCGTCGAGGCCAGCGGTGTCCGGCTGCGGGCGCATGGGAAGATGCACAAGGCGGTGGATGTCGCCCTGCTTCAGCAACGCATCGGCGGGTCGGTCGGCATCTGCTGCCAGAAGGTCAGCGAGGCCGAGGCCTTCGTGCGCGGCGGAATCCACGACGTGCTGATCACGAACGAGGTCCGCGATGCCCGCATGATCGCCCGCCTTGCGCGGTTGCCGAAGCTCGGCGCGCGGGTGCTCTGCTGCGTCGACGATGCGTCAAACGTGGCCGAGCTGTCGGCGGCGGCGATGCGCGAGGGGACGACGATCGGCTGTCTCGTGGAAATCGACGTCGGTCAGGGGCGTTGCGGGGTCGCGCCGGGGGAGGAAGCGGTTTCGCTTGCTGCGCTGATCTCGCAGGCACAGGGCCTGAGCTTCGAGGGTCTGCAGGCGTATCACGGCGGGCTGCAGCATGTGAGCGATCACGCCGATCGGGCAGGTCGCGCACGCGAAGCCATCGCGAAGACCGCCACGACGGTCGATATGCTGCGCGAGGCGGGGTATTCCTGCCCGATCGTCGGGGGCGGCGGCACCGGGTCCTACCGGCTGGAAGCGTTGTCTGGCGTGTATACGGAACTGCAATGCGGCTCCTACGCCTTCATGGATGCAGACTACGGACGGGTTCGGGATGCGCAGGGCCGGGGTCTTGCCGCGGGCGAATTCGAGAATGCCCTCTTCATCCTCACCAGCGTGATGAGCCATCGCAGGCAGAACAGCGCGGTTGTCGACGCGGGGCTGAAGTCGATGTCGCTCGACAGCGGCCTGCCGTTGGTGTTCGGGCGCACCGACGTCACATACGCGAAAGCCTCGGACGAGCATGGCGAGGTCGACGATCCGCAGGCCCGGCTTGAAATCGGAGACCGGCTGAAGCTGGTGCCGGGCCATTGCGATCCCACCTGCAACCTGCACGACTGGTATGTCTGCATCCGTGGCGGGATCGTCGAGACGCTATGGCCTATCGGCGCGCGCGGGAAATCCTGGTAGGCCAGCTCCCCGGCCCCCGCGCGCGGGCGGTCACACCAGCCAGTCGCCGCTCAGCGTCGTGTCGTCCGAGACGAGCCTGAGATAGGCGATCTGCAGCGCCGCCGCCCCGCCCGATCCATCCGCGTCGTATTCCAGCCAGGACGAGCCCGTGCCGTCCCCGGAAAGACCGAGCGCGCCCGACGAGAGCGCCGAGGCGACGGTTGTCCCAAGCTCGGACATCAGCCCGGAGATATCGATGGTCTCCCCGTAGCGGGCCTTGAAGTCGGTGATCGTGTCGCCAATCTCGGCGACTCCGGTGAAGACGAAGCAGTCCGTGCCCGATCCGCCGACGAGGGTGTCGGCACCCGCCCCACCGCAGATGATATCGTCGCCGGAGCCGCCATCGAGCGTATCCTCGCCGGTACCGCCGTAAAGGCTGTCGTTGCCGCTGCTGGCGGCAAGATCGTCGTTGCCGCTTCCGCCCCGAAGCAGGTCGTCGCCGCTGCCTGCGGAAATCGTGTCGTCGCCTGCGTCGCCCGAAAGCGTATCGTTGCCGAGATCGCCGGTCAGGTTGTCGTTGCCGTCGCCGCCCGAAATGGCGTCGTCGTGCGATCCGCCGCGCATGGAATCGTCGCCCGCGCCCCCGTCCATCACATCGTTGCCGTCCTTGCCTTCAAGATAGTCGTTCCCGTCGTCACCCGAGAGGCTGTCGTCGCCATTGCCCGCGGTCAGGGTGTCGTCGCCCGCGCCGCCCATGAGCTGGTCGTCCCCGTTCGAGGCGTTGAGGTAGTCGTTGCCGCCACCGCCCGACATCACGTCATTGCCGTTGTTGCCGTAGAGCTTGTCCTTGTCGCCGCCGCCCGAAAGGACATCGTCGCCGATATCGCCGCGCAGGTAATCCTCGCCGTCCCCGCCGGTCATCGTGTCGTTGCCGTCGCCGCCGTAGAGGCGGTCGGCATCCGCGCCGCCGTCCATCACGTCAGCGCCGTCGTCGCCGCGCAGGTAGTCGGATCCCGCCCCGCCCGAGAGCGTGTCGTCGCCATCCGCGCCATAGAGCTTGTCGTCGTCGTCGCCGCCATCGGCGAGGTCATTGCCGCCCTCGCCCTTGATATAATCCTTGCCGGCCCCGCCGATCGCCGTGTCGTCTCCATCCCCGCCGTAGAACTTGTCATGGCCCTCGCCACCGTCCATCAGCGCGCCGCCGTCGCTGACGTAGAACTTGTCATTGCCGAGCCCGCCGGTCATCGTGTCCGACCCCGCCTCGGAATAAAGCTGGTCGTCGCCATCCCCGCCGTCGAGCAGGTCGTTGCCCGACCCGCTGTAAAGCCGGTCGGTATCCGCACCGCCCGAAAGCGTGTCGTTGCCGGCCTTTCCGTAGAGCTTGTCCACCCCGGCGCCACCGCTGATCGCGTTGTCGCGCTCGTTGCCCCAGCCGAAGTCGTTGAATTCCGTCAGGATCAGGTTCTCGATCTCGGTCCCGCCGGCGATCTGGAACGACTTGCGCCCGACCTTGCCGATGACGCCCGAGGTGAGGTCGATCCGCGAACCGGAAGATACGGCGCTCAGGTCGAGCGTGTCCTCACCGCCGTCCGGGTCCGAGATGACGCTGCGCGACGCGGTCCAGGCGGTGATGAAGCTGTCGGTGATCGTGTAGACGGTGTCGTAGTTCCCGCCCGGGTTCGGATCGCTGGGCAGGCTCGACACGTCGATCAGCGTCGCGAGTTCCGCGCTCGGGTCGATGCCGGTCAGGAATACCAGCTGCACAGGCGCTCCAGCGCCCGACCCATCCGCATCGATCATCAGCCAGGAGCCCCCGGATCCGCCCTGCAGTGATACGATGCCGTCCGCGACAGGATCGCTTCCGGAATAGCCGATGGCGCTCAGCAGACCGCTCAGGTCTATCCGGTCGCCGCCCGCGATGGTGATGTCGGTGATCGTATCCCCTGCCTCGTTCATCGCCATGTAGACGAAACGGTCCGCGCCGGAACCGCCGCTGAGGCTGTCGGCCCCCACCCCGCCGATCAGCACATCGTTGTCGCCTTGCCCGAGGATGGTATCGGCACCCGAGCCGCCCTCGATCCGGTTGGCGGCCGAGTTGCCGTTCACGAAATCGTCGCCCGCGCCGAGGATGGCGTTCTCGATGATGGTGCCGCGCCCGATCGAGACGTTGCCGATGCGCCCGTTGATGTTGGAATAGGTTTCCGCCCTCATGTCGAGCATCTGGTCATATGCCCGCGAGCCGAGGTTGATGACGTCCGTGCCGCCGTTGTCGTAGATGCAGACCGCCCAGTTCGAGGGCAGGTCCATGCCGA encodes:
- a CDS encoding pyridoxal phosphate-dependent aminotransferase, whose product is MELLSATLARVKPSPTIAVTTKAAELKAAGKDVIGLGAGEPDFDTPQNIKDAAIAAIRDGKTKYTAVDGIPELKQAICRKFKRDNGLDYAPSQVTVGTGGKQVLYNALMATLNPGDEVVIPAPYWVSYPDMVLLAGGTPVIAEAQLQTSYKLTPEQLEAAITPKTKWLIFNSPSNPTGAGYSRDELKALTDVLMRHPHVWVMTDDMYEHLAYDGFEFCTPAQVEPGLYDRTLTVNGVSKAYAMTGWRIGYAAGPEKLIGAIRKIQSQSTSNPCTISQWAAVEALDGTQDFIAPNNAIFKRRRDLVVSMLNEIDGMTCPVPEGAFYVYPSIAGLIGKTSANGAKIADDEAFATALLEEKGVAVVFGAAFGLSPAFRISYATSDAALKEACTRIQDFCAGLR
- a CDS encoding MarR family winged helix-turn-helix transcriptional regulator; its protein translation is MSIQDPIPAGSQAPGQNREFMLGYLEALSLVERLHRLLLDVIKDEFERIGILEINAVQALLLFNIGENEVTAGELKTRGYYQGSNVSYNLKKLVDMGYMHHQRCEIDRRSVRVRLTEKGRKIRDVVSTLFARHADGLDKNGTLGPDGIEDITRSLKRMERYWTDQIRYIY
- a CDS encoding succinate dehydrogenase assembly factor 2 — its product is MEQETRENRIKRLRMRSMRRGIKEMDLILDAYAVRNLAGMAPDGLDRYEALLDENDHDIYAWVSGQSQPPEDLAPLIADIVGQLPDTAV
- a CDS encoding M10 family metallopeptidase C-terminal domain-containing protein, which codes for MCTLCQTLDPASRDGGLHTESLGATGSGASVGATLPVYSYDQIADYLTDGFWADKGQVTRAFNVQTGGTITVNFNALGNSGRDAALKALDAWSAVTGLTFQSSSNAQITFSENLAGAYNSSVTSGNTIISSSINIETGWKAYGDYYLQTYIHEIGHALGLGHGGDYNGSANFSTDAHYANDSWQTTVMSYFDQNQNPNTDASRLFLATAQMADVIAIQNLYGTPTSVRTGDSIYGDNQNTGQFGMDLPSNWAVCIYDNGGTDVINLGSRAYDQMLDMRAETYSNINGRIGNVSIGRGTIIENAILGAGDDFVNGNSAANRIEGGSGADTILGQGDNDVLIGGVGADSLSGGSGADRFVYMAMNEAGDTITDITIAGGDRIDLSGLLSAIGYSGSDPVADGIVSLQGGSGGSWLMIDADGSGAGAPVQLVFLTGIDPSAELATLIDVSSLPSDPNPGGNYDTVYTITDSFITAWTASRSVISDPDGGEDTLDLSAVSSGSRIDLTSGVIGKVGRKSFQIAGGTEIENLILTEFNDFGWGNERDNAISGGAGVDKLYGKAGNDTLSGGADTDRLYSGSGNDLLDGGDGDDQLYSEAGSDTMTGGLGNDKFYVSDGGALMDGGEGHDKFYGGDGDDTAIGGAGKDYIKGEGGNDLADGGDDDDKLYGADGDDTLSGGAGSDYLRGDDGADVMDGGADADRLYGGDGNDTMTGGDGEDYLRGDIGDDVLSGGGDKDKLYGNNGNDVMSGGGGNDYLNASNGDDQLMGGAGDDTLTAGNGDDSLSGDDGNDYLEGKDGNDVMDGGAGDDSMRGGSHDDAISGGDGNDNLTGDLGNDTLSGDAGDDTISAGSGDDLLRGGSGNDDLAASSGNDSLYGGTGEDTLDGGSGDDIICGGAGADTLVGGSGTDCFVFTGVAEIGDTITDFKARYGETIDISGLMSELGTTVASALSSGALGLSGDGTGSSWLEYDADGSGGAAALQIAYLRLVSDDTTLSGDWLV
- a CDS encoding multiprotein-bridging factor 1 family protein codes for the protein MSTDDDWYGPDTATFGDRMTGAREAAGMSQSDLARRLGVRLETLRAWEEDTSEPRANRLSMIAGVLNVSMPWLLTGQGEGIEAPEEGDKADALPLLHELRELRSDMLNRAEQLGRLEKKLRATLRR
- a CDS encoding DSD1 family PLP-dependent enzyme yields the protein MDDALKTQVDRRLDWNGLEVGYDVPALPGMTLADVVTPCLMLDLDALERNVARLGQFVEASGVRLRAHGKMHKAVDVALLQQRIGGSVGICCQKVSEAEAFVRGGIHDVLITNEVRDARMIARLARLPKLGARVLCCVDDASNVAELSAAAMREGTTIGCLVEIDVGQGRCGVAPGEEAVSLAALISQAQGLSFEGLQAYHGGLQHVSDHADRAGRAREAIAKTATTVDMLREAGYSCPIVGGGGTGSYRLEALSGVYTELQCGSYAFMDADYGRVRDAQGRGLAAGEFENALFILTSVMSHRRQNSAVVDAGLKSMSLDSGLPLVFGRTDVTYAKASDEHGEVDDPQARLEIGDRLKLVPGHCDPTCNLHDWYVCIRGGIVETLWPIGARGKSW